A region of Trichoplusia ni isolate ovarian cell line Hi5 chromosome 23, tn1, whole genome shotgun sequence DNA encodes the following proteins:
- the LOC113504897 gene encoding 39S ribosomal protein L40, mitochondrial-like: protein MMNLSLLRQFSRLALRPPSRIPIRIRNITTTPAVQFKTTDQLCAEPMKKKKKIDPQIVKAREERRRKKLEKQIRRLEKNARQLKPIDELEVPLDLLDNFGKRKRPQPKLTAEVIEARALLQKDWARYKREEYISNVAQIDRIMAAQRRALDKLLEESEDLYNEAIMPDLQLIPYEIKGPVATPPIKSYESPDGEYIDVSKKWDN from the exons ATGATGAACTTGTCCTTATTAAGGCAGTTTTCTAG ATTAGCTTTACGTCCGCCTTCAAGAATACCAATAAGGATCCGTAATATTACTACAACACCAGCGGTTCAGTTCAAAACGACAGACCAACTGTG TGCAGAgccaatgaaaaaaaagaaaaagattgaTCCGCAGATCGTGAAGGCCCGTGAAGAGAGACGTCGTAAGAAGCTGGAGAAACAAATCAGAAGGTTGGAGAAGAACGCCCGGCAGTTGAAACCAATTGATGAGCTGGAGGTGCCTTTGGACTTGCTAGATAACTTTGG aaaacgAAAGAGGCCGCAGCCCAAGTTGACAGCGGAAGTCATAGAAGCGCGAGCGCTCTTACAGAAGGACTGGGCTCGGTACAAGCGCGAGGAGTACATCAGCAATGTGGCGCAGATCGACAGGATCATGGCCGCACAGCGCCGGGCACTGGACAAGCTGCTTGAAGAGTCCGAGGACTTATACAATGAAGCTATTAtg CCGGACCTGCAGTTAATCCCTTATGAGATCAAAGGCCCCGTCGCGACGCCTCCGATCAAGAGCTACGAGTCACCAGATGGCGAATACATCGACGTGTCGAAGAAATGGGACAATTAG